One window of the Novipirellula caenicola genome contains the following:
- the polX gene encoding DNA polymerase/3'-5' exonuclease PolX codes for MDNAAIADVFDEMAELLEFRGENPFRIRAYRNGAQAIRDLDEPVVAIINDPDRNLADISGIGKTISEKTQTLIQTGGLPQLEELRQAVPPVVIQMARIPGLGAKKAMKLQEALEIESLDDLKRACQEERIRKVKGFGPKSEETILDGLAIAQQAAERIYWSTGDDLATTIGNHMQSCEGIEKMSWAGSYRRGRETIGDLDLLVVAKDRTAAMDHFEAFPQRSQTIARGDTKISIRVAKAFQVDMRLVEANEFGAALQYFTGSQAHNVHMRRIAKEHGLKVNEYGVFKTEDDSRIAGETEEEVYKAIGLPWITPELREDRNEFTWAEKGELPELIETSDIVGDLHMHTNATDGTATLQEMADAAIARGLKYIAITDHSQRVSMAFGLDPKRLREQWKAIDAIRDQYEGRLVILKGIECDILEKGGMDLPDDCLAEADWVLASVHYGQKQPRDQITERILGAIENPHVDCIAHLTGRLINRRPPYEVDIDAVMTAAKANGTLMELNANPARLDLNDVHLAAAKRHGIPIVISTDAHSTEGLDVMRFGIKQARRGGLTKDDVANTRPWDEMKKLMR; via the coding sequence ATGGATAACGCGGCAATCGCAGATGTGTTTGACGAAATGGCGGAACTGCTGGAATTCCGTGGCGAAAATCCATTCCGTATCCGGGCTTATCGCAACGGAGCTCAGGCGATCCGCGATCTCGACGAGCCGGTCGTGGCCATCATCAATGACCCCGATCGCAATCTCGCCGACATTTCGGGTATCGGCAAGACGATCAGTGAGAAAACACAGACACTGATCCAAACCGGCGGGTTACCCCAATTGGAAGAATTGCGCCAAGCGGTCCCCCCAGTTGTGATCCAAATGGCGAGGATCCCTGGATTGGGGGCCAAAAAAGCGATGAAATTACAAGAAGCTCTGGAAATTGAATCGCTCGACGACCTGAAACGCGCCTGTCAGGAGGAACGAATCCGCAAGGTCAAAGGATTTGGCCCCAAATCCGAAGAGACGATCCTGGACGGGCTGGCGATCGCCCAGCAGGCGGCCGAGCGAATTTATTGGTCCACCGGCGATGATTTGGCCACGACCATCGGCAACCACATGCAGTCGTGCGAGGGAATCGAGAAAATGAGCTGGGCAGGCAGCTACCGCCGCGGCCGTGAAACGATCGGCGACCTCGACTTGCTGGTCGTCGCCAAAGACCGCACCGCAGCGATGGACCACTTCGAAGCGTTTCCCCAGCGAAGCCAAACGATCGCGCGCGGCGATACCAAGATTTCAATTCGTGTCGCCAAAGCATTCCAAGTCGACATGCGTCTGGTCGAAGCAAACGAGTTTGGAGCGGCACTGCAGTACTTTACCGGTTCTCAGGCACACAACGTTCACATGCGGCGGATCGCCAAAGAACATGGACTGAAAGTGAACGAGTACGGCGTGTTCAAAACCGAAGACGACTCGCGAATCGCTGGTGAAACCGAAGAAGAGGTCTACAAGGCGATCGGATTGCCTTGGATTACGCCCGAGCTTCGCGAAGATCGCAACGAGTTCACCTGGGCTGAAAAAGGCGAACTGCCCGAGCTGATTGAAACATCCGACATCGTCGGCGACTTGCACATGCACACCAACGCGACCGATGGTACCGCAACGCTGCAAGAGATGGCCGACGCGGCGATCGCCCGAGGACTGAAGTACATCGCGATCACCGACCACAGCCAGCGTGTTTCGATGGCATTTGGATTGGATCCGAAACGACTTCGCGAACAATGGAAAGCGATCGATGCAATTCGCGATCAGTACGAAGGCCGGCTGGTAATCCTGAAAGGCATCGAGTGCGACATTCTCGAAAAAGGGGGAATGGATCTGCCGGACGATTGTTTGGCGGAAGCCGATTGGGTGCTGGCGAGCGTCCATTACGGCCAGAAACAACCACGCGACCAGATCACCGAACGGATTCTCGGCGCGATCGAAAATCCGCACGTCGACTGTATCGCGCATCTCACCGGACGGTTGATCAATCGTCGTCCGCCCTACGAAGTCGATATCGATGCGGTGATGACGGCAGCGAAAGCGAACGGGACGCTGATGGAGCTGAACGCGAACCCGGCGCGACTGGATCTGAATGATGTGCATTTGGCGGCCGCCAAACGGCACGGAATCCCGATCGTGATCAGCACCGATGCGCACTCAACCGAGGGGCTGGACGTGATGCGATTCGGCATCAAGCAAGCACGTCGCGGCGGTTTGACCAAAGACGACGTGGCGAATACGCGGCCTTGGGACGAGATGAAGAAATTAATGCGCTAA